The Myxococcus virescens DNA segment CATTGCTCAGACGACGGACACTCGACGCCGCTCGGCCATCGACAGGCGAACGACGAGGTCCGCCGGATACGCCCTCAGCCAGCGGATACGGAAACGAATAGAAGAAGTCTGGGGCTGGATGAAGACGGTGGGCGGCTTCCGCAAGACGCGTTTCAAAGGCAGGGAGCGGACGGAGATGGCGGCCTACCTGGTGGGCGCCGCGTACAACCTGGTGCGGATGGCGCGGCTGGCTGCCGCATAGGCGCTCTTCGCCCTCCGCCTCCCCCCGATGACAAGGTTGAGAGCGGAGGACACGAGAAGCCCGGTCTCATGCCCACAAACCGGACTTCTTCAACAGCCTGCTAGACAGTTCCCGAATGCAACTCGGTCGCGCAAGACTACCCCGAAGACATCAACCCCGCATTCGCTCGCAGCTTCACGAAGCGCAGCGATTCGTCGAGGACTTGTGCGTGGCTGCTCGTTTGCGATGACGACCTTGCTGACAAGATTGGGGTTCTTCCTGAGCCCCAGGGCAATCAACGCACGAGCATCATCCACCGCCCTCGCAGACTCCGAGGCTGTCGAACAAGGAATCAGCACGGTGTCGGCCCAAAGCATGGCAGCGTACTGAACCTCCAGTATTCTCGGACAGTCGACGATGACGAGCGAGTACCCCGAAGTCAGTTCAGCAAACTCCGGAGATGCAAGCATCCGATCTCTGATGGTTATTGAGGCTGGCCCTACGAATCCGCTGTTCTCCGTGCGAGTCGTCCAATGCTGAATCGTATTCGGGTACTTCATTGGCTCGCCAAACGGAATGACGGCAGGCTGGAGCCCCACAAGCAAAACTCGCTCACCGCGCAAGTGCATCTCGCATGCGATTAAGATGGCTAGCGTGCTTCGACCGATGCCACCTTTCATCCCTGCGACTGCGATGACCTCGGCACGTTGGCCGAGGGCCTTCTCGTGTCGTCGAAGCAGTACGCGCCTAGCGGCACAGTAACTCTCTCCAGTGGCGCGAACGCGCTCCCGGATGCTCATCTTAAACTTCTTGGACTCCGTCACGGCGGTCTCCATCGTGCCGCACCGAGAAATGACCTCCGCTCACTCCCGGACGGCATACGAGGAAGACGGCCGCCGACCCGAGGAAATGAATCCCCTTTGCCCCAACAAGCCGCTTCGCGGAGGGAAGCGAACGGAGTCAGGCGGTGGGTCACCGCACAGGCTCTACCGTATTGAGCGGCCTCCACGGGTGTCAAGACCATCTCGTGTCTTTGCCTCGCGGTCTCCCTCGCCAGGACTCAGCAAGGGCGACAGCGGTGGAGCCGGGTGCCTACTCACTGCGCCTCCCACAACGCCTCCGCAGGCTATCGGGCAGCTCTGCCATTCCATCCGCGGCGCCGAGTACACTCCAGCCCGTCTTCCCCCAACACCTTGCCGCCCCCTTTTAAGGAGACATCAATGCGAGTTGTACTTCTCACCGCGCTCCTCCTCGCCGCCTGCTCAACAGGAGAGCGAGGCCCAGAAGGCCCTCCCGGACCTCAAGGCCCTGCTGGAGGTCCGCAGGGGCCTCCGGGTCTCCGCGGAGAGCCCGGCAGCACGGGGCCACAAGGCCCTCCTGGCCCCCAAGGCCCACCTGGACTGGATGGTCGGGGGCCCCAAATCTGTTCGCCAGGGAAGGCGTTCTGCAATGACAACACGCTATGGTATTGCACTCTGTCAGGCACGGATGGGGTCTTCCCTAACGAGTGTGGCGGCGGGAGCGACAATAATCCCATCTCCTGCCATCCCAATTGCGGTCCAGGCGGCGCGTGTTGTCGCCATGCGAAGCCCACCGTCAAATATAATTTTAGCGCGCCGCCCGTTTCCGGGGAAATATTTGGCAGTCCCGCGTTGGTGAGCGGCGCATCCTGCATTGCTGACGCGTCCCTATATGTAAGCATTCCCCTCCCAGGCGCCACTACCGCATGTCCCACGACAGCGGCGGGGCACGTTACTGTCTCACTCATCAGAGCCACAGTTCCTAGAGGTGATACGGTCACTCTCCCGCATCCAGGCGCCACTCTATACGCCAGCGTTAGCGGGGTGGTATGCACCACCTGGA contains these protein-coding regions:
- a CDS encoding transposase; this encodes IAQTTDTRRRSAIDRRTTRSAGYALSQRIRKRIEEVWGWMKTVGGFRKTRFKGRERTEMAAYLVGAAYNLVRMARLAAA
- a CDS encoding cellulose synthase operon protein YhjQ/BcsQ, giving the protein MTESKKFKMSIRERVRATGESYCAARRVLLRRHEKALGQRAEVIAVAGMKGGIGRSTLAILIACEMHLRGERVLLVGLQPAVIPFGEPMKYPNTIQHWTTRTENSGFVGPASITIRDRMLASPEFAELTSGYSLVIVDCPRILEVQYAAMLWADTVLIPCSTASESARAVDDARALIALGLRKNPNLVSKVVIANEQPRTSPRRIAALREAASECGVDVFGVVLRDRVAFGNCLAGC